From Streptomyces durmitorensis, a single genomic window includes:
- a CDS encoding aminotransferase class V-fold PLP-dependent enzyme, translating into MGIINGAEFAPTSTYLNTASCGLLPARAVEAIQSLATENGAGRRGGSGDFGIVQAARESFARLVGVPHARVAHGGSVAVHAGLIAAAQRPGSEVLFPEGDFSSIINPFVVRGDLKIRYTPFESLAEAIRPTTALVVYSVVQSADGRIADDTAVREAAAAHGARTLNDATQAAGWLPFDASLYDYTVTGAFKWLLCPRGTSFLTVSEEAQESLVPLHGGWLASADSWNSTYGPLSELSPDARRYDEPPAFLAYHGAAASLGYLEETGVEAVHAHDTALAARYRAGLAELGHVPVPGASPIVSVPGLADREPELSRAGIFASARAGHLRASFHLYNTEADVDRILDVLSG; encoded by the coding sequence ATGGGGATCATCAACGGCGCCGAGTTCGCGCCCACGTCGACGTACCTGAACACCGCGAGCTGCGGCCTGCTGCCCGCACGCGCCGTCGAGGCCATCCAGAGCCTCGCGACCGAGAACGGCGCGGGCAGACGCGGCGGCTCCGGCGACTTCGGGATCGTGCAGGCCGCCCGCGAGTCCTTCGCACGGCTCGTGGGCGTGCCGCACGCGCGCGTGGCCCATGGCGGCTCGGTCGCCGTCCACGCCGGGCTGATCGCCGCCGCGCAGCGGCCGGGATCCGAAGTCCTCTTCCCCGAGGGGGACTTCAGCTCGATCATCAACCCCTTCGTGGTGCGCGGCGACCTCAAGATCCGCTATACGCCGTTCGAGAGCCTCGCCGAGGCGATCCGCCCCACCACGGCGCTCGTCGTGTACTCCGTCGTGCAGTCGGCCGACGGCCGTATCGCCGACGACACGGCGGTGCGCGAGGCCGCCGCCGCCCACGGCGCCCGCACCCTCAACGACGCCACGCAGGCCGCGGGCTGGCTGCCCTTCGACGCGAGTCTGTACGACTACACCGTCACCGGCGCCTTCAAGTGGCTGCTCTGCCCGCGCGGCACGTCGTTCCTGACGGTGAGCGAGGAGGCGCAGGAGTCCCTCGTCCCGCTGCACGGCGGCTGGCTCGCGTCGGCGGACTCCTGGAACTCCACGTACGGCCCGCTCTCGGAACTGTCCCCCGACGCCCGCCGCTACGACGAACCCCCCGCGTTCCTCGCCTACCACGGCGCGGCGGCGTCCCTCGGCTACCTGGAGGAGACCGGCGTCGAAGCGGTCCACGCCCACGACACGGCGCTCGCGGCCCGCTACCGCGCGGGACTCGCCGAGCTCGGCCACGTGCCGGTGCCCGGCGCCTCGCCCATCGTGTCCGTCCCCGGACTCGCCGACAGGGAGCCCGAGTTGAGCCGGGCCGGGATCTTCGCCTCCGCACGGGCGGGTCACCTGCGAGCCTCGTTCCATCTGTACAACACGGAGGCGGACGTGGACCGGATCCTCGACGTGCTCTCCGGCTGA
- a CDS encoding GNAT family N-acetyltransferase, protein MDVSLRPVHDSDLPVFYRQMNDPESNRVAAFTSPKTADWTLFEGHWKGLRESADVVVRTVLADGDVVGSAAVYGKPDEREVTYWIDRYYWGRGLATAALRALLTEVPERPLHARAAADNAGSLRVLEKCGFRVTAAERGFAHARGEEIDEAVLVLA, encoded by the coding sequence ATGGATGTCAGTCTCCGCCCCGTCCACGACAGCGATCTCCCGGTCTTCTACCGGCAGATGAACGACCCCGAGTCGAACCGCGTCGCCGCGTTCACCTCGCCGAAGACGGCGGACTGGACGCTCTTTGAAGGCCACTGGAAGGGACTTCGGGAGTCGGCCGACGTGGTCGTGCGGACGGTCCTCGCGGACGGTGACGTGGTGGGCAGCGCGGCGGTGTACGGGAAGCCGGACGAGCGCGAGGTCACGTACTGGATCGACCGCTATTACTGGGGCCGGGGGCTCGCCACGGCCGCCTTGCGGGCGCTGCTCACGGAGGTGCCGGAGCGCCCCCTCCACGCGCGGGCGGCCGCGGACAACGCGGGGTCCCTGCGGGTCCTCGAGAAGTGCGGCTTCCGGGTCACCGCCGCCGAGCGGGGCTTCGCGCATGCGCGGGGCGAGGAGATC
- a CDS encoding maleylpyruvate isomerase family mycothiol-dependent enzyme, translating into MTTDHEAVRELLGAWAVGALMPGDERTVTPHLADCDRCAAEAGRLRATVRDLGGPPLADPGPGPAPAERGLALALRTRPAASRTAAHAAPYAAAVAGLQALLGELAEREAWGTPVVHDWDVHDTVAHLLAADEPLAVRLGLRAPSAWDGADGTPWRVAWAARTEEVLARERVRSPAETIESWRNQATALLSSPEAHDPELAGRATMLMGARLPLADHFLVRAFEAWVHTDDIGRALDMPVPPPRTAHLWQMVRLAVRILELAMGSKAPDVALTVSGEGGEVSWILGSGAEPVSAELVLDPVDFCLLMGGRVDPAVVPRGISGSEAAAGRVLTRAASLAWL; encoded by the coding sequence ATGACCACGGATCACGAAGCCGTACGTGAACTTCTCGGGGCCTGGGCCGTCGGCGCGCTCATGCCGGGCGACGAGCGGACGGTCACCCCGCATCTGGCCGACTGCGACCGGTGCGCGGCGGAGGCGGGGCGCCTGCGGGCGACGGTGCGGGATCTGGGCGGCCCGCCCCTGGCCGACCCCGGCCCTGGGCCCGCTCCCGCCGAGCGGGGCCTCGCCCTCGCCCTGCGCACCCGCCCGGCGGCTTCCCGCACGGCCGCGCACGCCGCGCCATACGCTGCCGCCGTGGCCGGACTCCAGGCGCTCCTGGGCGAGTTGGCGGAGCGCGAGGCCTGGGGGACCCCGGTCGTGCACGACTGGGACGTCCACGACACGGTGGCGCACCTGCTGGCCGCGGACGAGCCGCTTGCCGTGCGTCTTGGCCTGCGGGCGCCTTCGGCGTGGGACGGGGCGGACGGGACTCCGTGGCGGGTGGCGTGGGCGGCGCGTACGGAGGAGGTCTTGGCCCGGGAGCGGGTCCGGAGCCCGGCGGAGACGATCGAGTCCTGGCGGAACCAGGCGACCGCGCTCCTGTCCTCCCCGGAGGCGCACGACCCCGAACTGGCCGGACGGGCCACGATGTTGATGGGCGCCCGGCTTCCGCTCGCCGACCACTTCCTGGTCCGGGCGTTCGAGGCGTGGGTGCACACGGACGACATCGGCAGGGCCCTGGACATGCCGGTCCCGCCGCCCCGCACCGCCCACCTGTGGCAGATGGTGCGCCTTGCGGTACGGATCCTGGAGCTGGCCATGGGTTCCAAGGCGCCGGACGTCGCGCTGACCGTCTCGGGGGAGGGCGGCGAGGTGTCGTGGATCCTGGGCAGCGGTGCGGAGCCGGTGAGCGCGGAGCTGGTCCTTGACCCGGTGGACTTCTGCCTGCTCATGGGCGGCAGGGTGGACCCCGCGGTTGTCCCCAGGGGAATCTCCGGCAGTGAGGCCGCCGCGGGTCGGGTCCTGACGCGGGCGGCGTCCCTGGCCTGGCTCTGA
- a CDS encoding DsbA family oxidoreductase encodes MRVEIWSDIACPWCYVGKARFEKALAAFPHRDDVEVVHRSFELDPSRAKGDSGLVIPMLAKKYGMSEEQAQEAERNLGVNASSEGLDYLTEGRDHGSTFDMHRLLHFAKEQGRQDALLGLLYRANFAEERSVFDDDERLVELAVAAGLDADEARAVLADPSRYADDVRTDEREAAELGANGVPFFVLDRKYGVSGAQPADVFTQALEQAWGSRSPLTTLADGGDGDACGPDGCAVPQAAGDDA; translated from the coding sequence ATGCGCGTCGAGATCTGGAGCGACATCGCCTGCCCCTGGTGCTACGTGGGCAAGGCCCGCTTCGAGAAGGCACTCGCCGCCTTCCCGCACCGCGACGACGTCGAGGTGGTGCACCGCTCCTTCGAGCTCGACCCCTCGCGCGCCAAGGGCGACAGCGGGCTCGTGATCCCGATGCTCGCCAAGAAGTACGGCATGAGCGAGGAGCAGGCCCAGGAGGCCGAGCGGAACCTCGGCGTGAACGCCTCCTCCGAAGGCCTCGACTACCTCACCGAGGGCCGCGACCACGGCAGCACCTTCGACATGCACCGCCTCCTGCACTTCGCCAAGGAGCAGGGCCGCCAGGACGCGCTGCTCGGGCTCCTCTACCGCGCCAACTTCGCCGAGGAGCGCTCCGTCTTCGACGACGACGAGCGCCTCGTGGAGCTCGCGGTCGCGGCCGGCCTCGATGCGGACGAGGCCCGCGCGGTGCTCGCCGACCCGTCCCGCTACGCCGACGACGTACGCACCGACGAGCGCGAGGCCGCCGAACTCGGCGCGAACGGCGTGCCGTTCTTCGTCCTCGACCGCAAGTACGGCGTCTCCGGCGCACAGCCCGCCGACGTCTTCACGCAGGCCCTTGAGCAGGCGTGGGGCAGTCGCTCGCCGCTCACCACCCTCGCGGACGGCGGCGACGGCGACGCCTGCGGTCCTGACGGCTGCGCGGTCCCGCAGGCCGCGGGCGACGACGCCTGA
- a CDS encoding DUF1349 domain-containing protein encodes MDVDIPELPFSLRTYGPDGNWSYEDGVLTGWAGARQDRFVPPTGEALDPASDAPRLLGAPEGDFQLIARVTVGFAAAFDAGVLYLHVGDREWAKLCLERSPDEATVCTVVTRGRSDDSNAFVVDGSSVWLRISRTGSAFAFHASPDGKRWTFVRIFSLGEVKTAGAALVGFMAQSPVGEGCVVTYDGLEFRPNWPRGLRDGS; translated from the coding sequence ATGGACGTCGACATCCCCGAACTGCCCTTCTCCCTGCGCACGTACGGCCCCGACGGCAACTGGTCGTACGAGGACGGCGTGCTCACCGGCTGGGCGGGCGCCCGGCAGGACCGCTTCGTGCCGCCGACGGGCGAGGCGCTGGACCCCGCGTCGGACGCGCCCCGTCTCCTCGGCGCGCCCGAGGGGGACTTCCAGCTGATCGCGCGGGTGACGGTCGGTTTCGCGGCGGCGTTCGACGCGGGCGTGCTGTACCTGCACGTGGGCGACCGGGAGTGGGCGAAGCTCTGCCTGGAGCGGTCGCCGGACGAGGCGACGGTCTGCACGGTCGTCACCCGCGGCCGCTCCGACGACTCGAACGCCTTCGTGGTGGACGGCAGCAGCGTCTGGCTCCGCATCAGCCGCACGGGCTCGGCGTTCGCCTTCCACGCCTCACCGGACGGGAAGCGGTGGACGTTCGTCCGGATCTTCTCGCTGGGCGAGGTGAAGACGGCGGGCGCGGCCCTGGTGGGCTTCATGGCGCAGTCGCCGGTGGGGGAGGGGTGCGTGGTGACGTACGACGGGCTCGAATTCCGCCCGAACTGGCCCCGGGGCCTGAGGGACGGGTCCTAG
- a CDS encoding MFS transporter — protein sequence MATNSLTEGSRDPGHLTRPLPAPGSPRKGRTSPGLTLTAAMLGFALITLDASVVNVALPAIGDSLGGGMSGLQWVVDAYTLAFAALMLSTGALSDRIGATRAYAIGIAVFTAASVACGLAPSLPVLIGARVVQGVAAAVVLPASLSLVRQAYSDAAKRARAVAMWAAGGSVAVALGPVAGGALTTAWDWSGIFFINVPLGAVALVLLLRAPRSERRPAPLDVPGQLLAVLTLTAVTFAVIEGGTTGLIALAVAVAAGAAFLRTEARQPHPVVPLGLFRDRTVAITVAAGAACSVAFYGLVFVFSLFFQEVQGRSALWAGLMFLPMTGLIAVTNVFAGKLAARVGPRTPMLAGQSLAVLGLLALLFTDASTPALALAFLMVPLALGCALTIPPLTAAMMEAVPADRAGLAAGVLNSARQVSGGLGIAAFGGLVAGDFVAGMRVSLLIAAGLLAVSGVATLGLRRGR from the coding sequence ATGGCAACGAACTCCCTCACCGAAGGCTCCCGCGATCCGGGGCACTTGACGCGGCCGCTCCCGGCTCCGGGCTCACCCCGCAAGGGCCGCACCTCCCCCGGACTCACCCTCACCGCCGCCATGCTCGGCTTCGCCCTGATCACGCTCGACGCCTCCGTCGTGAACGTGGCGCTGCCCGCGATCGGTGACTCCCTGGGCGGCGGCATGTCCGGGCTCCAGTGGGTCGTGGACGCCTACACCCTGGCCTTCGCCGCCCTGATGCTCTCCACCGGCGCGCTCTCCGACCGGATCGGCGCGACCCGGGCGTACGCGATCGGCATCGCGGTGTTCACGGCCGCATCGGTGGCGTGCGGCCTCGCGCCTTCGCTGCCGGTGCTGATCGGCGCGCGGGTGGTGCAGGGCGTGGCGGCCGCCGTGGTCCTGCCCGCCTCGCTCTCCCTCGTACGCCAGGCCTACTCGGACGCCGCCAAGCGGGCGCGCGCGGTGGCCATGTGGGCGGCGGGCGGTTCGGTGGCGGTGGCGCTCGGCCCGGTCGCCGGCGGCGCGCTGACCACCGCGTGGGACTGGAGCGGCATCTTCTTCATCAACGTCCCCCTGGGGGCGGTGGCGTTGGTGCTCCTGCTGCGGGCGCCGCGCTCTGAGCGGCGGCCCGCGCCGCTGGACGTGCCGGGGCAGTTGCTCGCGGTCCTGACGCTGACGGCAGTGACCTTCGCGGTCATCGAGGGCGGTACGACGGGTCTGATCGCCCTGGCCGTCGCGGTGGCGGCGGGTGCGGCGTTCCTGCGGACGGAGGCGCGGCAGCCGCATCCGGTGGTGCCGCTCGGGCTCTTCCGCGACCGGACGGTCGCGATCACCGTCGCGGCCGGGGCCGCGTGCAGCGTCGCCTTCTACGGTCTCGTCTTCGTCTTCAGCCTCTTCTTCCAGGAGGTGCAGGGGCGTTCGGCGCTGTGGGCCGGGCTGATGTTCCTGCCGATGACGGGGCTCATCGCGGTGACGAACGTCTTCGCGGGGAAGCTGGCGGCGCGGGTGGGCCCGCGGACACCGATGCTGGCGGGGCAGTCGCTTGCCGTGCTGGGGCTGCTCGCACTGCTCTTCACCGACGCGTCGACGCCGGCGCTCGCCCTGGCGTTCCTCATGGTGCCGCTGGCACTGGGCTGCGCCCTGACGATCCCGCCGCTCACGGCGGCGATGATGGAGGCGGTCCCCGCGGACCGGGCGGGCCTGGCCGCGGGGGTCCTCAACTCGGCCCGCCAGGTGTCGGGCGGCCTGGGGATCGCGGCCTTCGGGGGGCTGGTGGCGGGGGACTTCGTTGCCGGGATGCGGGTCAGTCTGCTGATCGCGGCGGGGCTGTTGGCGGTCTCGGGGGTGGCGACGCTGGGGCTGCGGCGGGGGCGCTGA
- a CDS encoding IclR family transcriptional regulator, producing the protein MSAGETGGAQVKSAVRTVELLEYFAGRPGMHSLAAVQEAVGYPKSSLYMLLRTLVELGWVETDATGTRYGIGVRALLVGTSYIDGDEVVAAARPTLDRLSDDTTETIHLARLDGTNVVYLATRQSQHYLRPFTRVGRRLPAHSTSLGKALLATHTDEQVRKMLPQTLPALTEHTITDREKLIEELRTVREQGFAVDREENTLGLRCFGVAIPYRTPARDAISCSVPVARLTPAHEQMVKDALFDARDRLTLATRRL; encoded by the coding sequence ATGTCGGCTGGCGAGACTGGCGGGGCACAGGTCAAGTCCGCGGTGCGGACGGTGGAGTTGCTCGAATACTTCGCGGGCCGCCCCGGAATGCACTCCTTGGCCGCCGTCCAGGAAGCCGTCGGGTATCCCAAGTCCAGCCTCTACATGCTCCTGCGTACGTTGGTGGAGCTGGGCTGGGTGGAGACGGACGCGACGGGCACGCGGTACGGGATCGGGGTGCGGGCCCTGCTGGTCGGCACCTCGTACATCGACGGCGACGAAGTGGTGGCGGCGGCGCGGCCGACGCTCGACCGCCTCTCGGACGACACCACGGAGACGATCCACCTGGCGCGCCTCGACGGCACGAACGTGGTCTATCTCGCCACGCGCCAGTCGCAGCACTACCTCCGCCCCTTCACCCGGGTGGGCCGCCGCCTCCCCGCGCACTCGACGTCCCTGGGCAAGGCGCTGCTCGCCACTCACACCGACGAGCAGGTCCGCAAGATGCTCCCCCAGACGCTGCCCGCGCTGACCGAGCACACGATCACCGACCGCGAGAAGCTGATCGAGGAGCTGCGCACGGTCCGCGAGCAGGGCTTCGCGGTGGACCGCGAGGAGAACACGCTGGGCCTGCGCTGCTTCGGCGTGGCGATCCCGTACCGCACGCCCGCCCGGGACGCGATCAGCTGCTCCGTGCCGGTGGCGCGGCTGACGCCGGCGCACGAGCAGATGGTGAAGGACGCGTTGTTCGACGCGCGGGACCGGCTGACACTGGCGACTCGTAGGCTCTGA
- a CDS encoding sigma-70 family RNA polymerase sigma factor: protein MRDSDLHRRLVYGDETALAEAYDTYGPLVHRVAGRVTRSPAAAEDVAQEVFAHLWSRPYAFDARRGSLRTWLCMLAHRRAVDWVRGEERHRKAAHADDATLHTIPTPDPPPEDVVMARERSLLLHSALARLPLPQRQVVHLAYFAGCTYRQAALELGIPEGTAKTRLRAALRRLAEALTESPDPPDPTDPPDPTDPPGPALADAPGERGA from the coding sequence ATGAGGGACTCCGACCTGCACCGGCGCCTGGTGTACGGCGACGAGACGGCTCTCGCCGAGGCCTACGACACGTACGGCCCCCTCGTGCACCGCGTCGCGGGGCGCGTCACCCGCAGCCCCGCCGCCGCGGAGGACGTCGCCCAGGAGGTCTTCGCCCATCTCTGGTCCAGGCCCTACGCGTTCGACGCGCGGCGGGGCAGTCTGCGCACCTGGCTGTGCATGCTGGCGCATCGGCGGGCGGTGGACTGGGTACGCGGGGAGGAGCGCCACCGCAAGGCGGCCCATGCCGACGACGCGACCCTGCACACGATCCCCACCCCGGATCCGCCCCCGGAAGACGTGGTCATGGCACGAGAACGTTCCCTGCTCCTGCACTCCGCCCTGGCGCGGCTGCCGCTCCCGCAGCGCCAGGTGGTGCACCTGGCGTACTTCGCGGGCTGCACCTACCGCCAGGCGGCGCTGGAACTCGGCATCCCCGAGGGGACGGCGAAGACCCGCTTACGGGCGGCCTTGCGCAGACTGGCCGAAGCCCTGACCGAATCACCCGACCCACCTGATCCAACCGATCCACCTGATCCAACCGATCCACCCGGCCCGGCACTTGCCGACGCTCCAGGCGAAAGAGGCGCGTGA
- a CDS encoding GlxA family transcriptional regulator: MPRPKSARPSHRPHRVAVIAPSPVSMFNLAVPEMLLDKVEVAGGPGYEVVVCTPQPGTIATTGGLSLHVEHGLDAVREADTLLVAGTGHRYAPDPRTVAAVREAADAGKRIASICSGAFVLAEAGLLDGRSATTYWQLAEELRSRYPSLDLKGDVLYVEDGQVMTSSGYAAGIDLCLHIIRTDYGAAVANQVARAALVAPVRPGGQTQFTQTPLPPERGNACADTRGWAMRHLDEPLTLTDLARQAGVSVRTLTRRFHAESGVSPLQWLLHQRIERAKELLETTSLSMDQVAQACGLGTADSLRGHLVRRTGLTPSAYRAQFSRVGTQSSRNASVAA, encoded by the coding sequence ATGCCCCGCCCGAAGTCCGCCCGCCCGTCCCACCGGCCGCACCGCGTCGCCGTCATCGCGCCCTCACCTGTGTCGATGTTCAACCTCGCGGTCCCCGAGATGCTCCTCGACAAGGTCGAGGTGGCGGGCGGACCCGGCTACGAGGTGGTCGTCTGCACCCCGCAGCCCGGCACCATCGCCACCACCGGCGGGCTCAGCCTCCACGTGGAGCACGGGCTCGACGCCGTGCGCGAGGCCGACACCCTCCTCGTCGCGGGCACCGGACACCGCTACGCACCCGACCCGCGGACCGTCGCCGCCGTCCGCGAGGCCGCCGACGCGGGCAAGCGCATCGCCTCCATCTGCAGCGGCGCCTTCGTGCTCGCGGAGGCGGGACTGCTCGACGGGCGCAGCGCGACCACGTACTGGCAGCTCGCCGAGGAGCTGCGCAGCCGCTATCCGTCGCTCGACCTCAAGGGAGACGTCCTCTACGTGGAGGACGGGCAGGTCATGACGTCCTCCGGGTACGCCGCCGGGATCGACCTGTGCCTGCACATCATCCGCACCGACTACGGAGCGGCCGTCGCCAACCAGGTGGCCAGGGCCGCGCTCGTCGCCCCCGTACGCCCCGGCGGTCAGACCCAGTTCACCCAGACCCCGCTCCCGCCCGAGCGCGGCAACGCCTGCGCCGACACCCGGGGCTGGGCCATGCGCCACCTCGACGAGCCGCTCACGCTCACCGACCTCGCCCGGCAGGCGGGCGTCAGCGTGCGCACGCTCACCCGGCGCTTCCACGCCGAGAGCGGGGTGAGCCCGCTGCAGTGGCTCCTCCACCAGCGCATCGAGCGGGCCAAGGAGCTCCTGGAGACGACCTCGCTCTCCATGGACCAGGTGGCGCAGGCCTGCGGGCTCGGCACCGCCGACTCGCTCCGCGGCCACCTGGTGCGCCGCACCGGGCTCACGCCGAGCGCCTACCGCGCCCAGTTCAGCCGCGTTGGAACCCAAAGCTCCCGGAACGCGTCTGTCGCAGCGTGA
- a CDS encoding aldehyde dehydrogenase (NADP(+)) yields the protein MAAAPVWSVDPRTGKQREQVAVEATAQEVDQAVRAALAAQDALADRTVRAAFLRSAAELLDGAKDHLVEAADAETALGPVRLTGELARTCYQLRAFADVVDEGGFLGVVIDHPDSSATPPIPDLRRYKIPLGVVAVYSASNFPFAFSVPGGDTASALAAGCPVVVKAHPDHPATSELVAATLRRAAALHDIPEGVIGLVHGFDAGVELVRHPLVAGAGFTGSIRGGRALFDAAAARPVPIPFHGELGSLNPVVVTEAAAVERAEEIGAGLAGSMTLGVGQFCVKPGLVFAPAGAGGDRFVKSLTEAVSDTEAGVLLDHRMRDNFVAGVRERGELPDVEAPVTPGAGGEHTVSAGFLTVPAAKLAEEGEHDLLLEECFGPVTVVARYENEAEITDVLTRLPGNLTATVQLSAEEAAGEGGGAALIAELTPLAGRVLVNGWPTGVAVAPAQHHGGPYPATTSTSTSVGGTAIERWLRPVAYQNTPAALLPPELRDDNPLGLPRRYDGRLEH from the coding sequence GTGGCAGCAGCACCAGTCTGGAGTGTCGACCCCCGAACCGGGAAGCAGCGCGAACAGGTTGCGGTCGAGGCCACAGCCCAAGAGGTCGACCAGGCGGTACGCGCCGCGCTGGCCGCCCAGGACGCCCTCGCCGACCGCACCGTACGCGCCGCCTTCCTGCGCTCCGCGGCCGAACTGCTCGACGGGGCGAAGGATCACCTGGTGGAGGCCGCGGACGCGGAGACCGCGCTCGGTCCCGTCCGGCTCACCGGTGAACTCGCCCGCACCTGCTACCAGTTGCGGGCCTTCGCGGACGTGGTCGACGAGGGCGGGTTCCTCGGCGTCGTGATCGACCACCCCGACAGCAGCGCGACGCCGCCCATCCCGGACCTGCGGCGCTACAAGATCCCGCTGGGCGTCGTGGCCGTCTACTCCGCGTCCAACTTCCCCTTCGCCTTCTCCGTCCCCGGCGGCGACACCGCGAGCGCGCTCGCCGCGGGCTGCCCCGTGGTCGTCAAGGCGCACCCGGACCACCCGGCCACCTCCGAGCTGGTGGCGGCGACGCTGCGGCGGGCCGCGGCCCTGCACGACATCCCCGAGGGCGTCATCGGCCTCGTGCACGGCTTCGACGCGGGCGTGGAGCTCGTACGGCACCCGCTGGTCGCGGGCGCGGGTTTCACCGGCTCGATCCGCGGCGGCCGTGCCCTCTTCGACGCGGCGGCGGCCCGCCCCGTGCCGATCCCCTTCCACGGCGAGCTCGGCTCCCTCAACCCGGTCGTCGTGACCGAGGCCGCCGCGGTCGAGCGTGCCGAGGAGATCGGAGCGGGCCTCGCGGGCTCGATGACGCTCGGCGTCGGCCAGTTCTGCGTCAAGCCCGGCCTGGTCTTCGCGCCCGCGGGCGCGGGCGGCGACCGGTTCGTCAAGTCCCTGACGGAGGCGGTCAGCGACACCGAGGCCGGGGTGCTCCTCGACCACCGGATGCGGGACAACTTCGTGGCGGGCGTGCGGGAGCGGGGCGAGCTGCCGGACGTGGAGGCGCCGGTGACGCCGGGCGCGGGCGGCGAGCACACGGTCAGCGCGGGCTTCCTCACGGTCCCGGCGGCGAAGCTCGCCGAGGAGGGCGAGCACGACCTGCTCCTGGAGGAGTGCTTCGGCCCGGTGACGGTCGTCGCGCGCTACGAGAACGAGGCGGAGATCACCGACGTGCTCACCCGCCTCCCCGGCAACCTCACGGCCACGGTGCAGCTGTCGGCCGAGGAGGCCGCGGGCGAGGGCGGCGGCGCGGCGCTGATCGCCGAGCTGACGCCGCTGGCCGGGCGCGTGCTGGTCAACGGGTGGCCGACCGGGGTCGCGGTGGCGCCCGCGCAGCACCACGGCGGTCCGTACCCGGCGACGACGTCCACCTCGACCTCCGTGGGCGGTACGGCGATCGAGCGCTGGCTGCGTCCTGTCGCCTACCAGAACACGCCTGCCGCGCTGCTCCCGCCCGAGCTGCGGGACGACAACCCCCTGGGGCTGCCGCGTCGCTACGACGGGCGCCTGGAACACTGA
- a CDS encoding GNAT family N-acetyltransferase, whose amino-acid sequence MPTVIRTALTADAPALAALHARARATYYPEGLPDEGVDGTAMWRGAVERRAGHVLCAVREGRIVGVASFRTPEGEAADTVALFQFHVDPGHWRAGVGAALHEACVEEWRADGIRRATLDVHRENRRAQAFYVRHGWRPAEPGEGAGTHLRMRLALTAGE is encoded by the coding sequence ATGCCGACCGTCATACGCACCGCCCTCACCGCCGACGCCCCGGCCCTCGCGGCCCTGCACGCCCGCGCCCGCGCCACGTACTACCCCGAGGGGCTGCCGGACGAAGGAGTCGACGGCACGGCGATGTGGCGGGGAGCCGTCGAGCGCCGTGCCGGGCACGTGCTGTGCGCGGTCCGCGAGGGCCGGATCGTGGGCGTCGCGTCCTTCCGTACGCCCGAGGGCGAGGCGGCGGACACCGTGGCGCTCTTCCAGTTCCACGTCGACCCCGGCCACTGGCGCGCGGGGGTCGGCGCGGCCCTGCACGAAGCGTGCGTGGAGGAGTGGCGGGCCGACGGCATCCGGAGGGCCACGCTGGACGTCCACCGGGAGAACCGGCGCGCCCAGGCCTTCTACGTCCGCCACGGCTGGCGGCCCGCGGAGCCGGGCGAGGGCGCGGGCACGCACCTGCGGATGCGCTTGGCCCTGACGGCCGGGGAATGA